Genomic DNA from bacterium:
CACGCCCGGTGCGTTCGGATACAGGCGGATAAACTCCTGCAAAAGTTTCACGGCTTCGTCCACGCCGCGGACTTCTTTTACGGCATAAGCGCGGTCACGCTGGATCGGAAAATAATCGGGCGTCAGCATCAACGCCTTTTCATAATTCTCAATGGCTTGTGCATAATTATGCCTGACGTAGTGTTGAAAAAGGGCGAGATAGTAATAGCCTTCGCGATCATCCGGATAGAGCTCCGTGATTAGGCGATAACTGTTGAAGCACAGTTGTTCATCATTGTTCACCCATCCGAGATTACCGCGAAAGATCAACGCTTCTTTACTTGTTCCTTTGAAACGATCTTTGAACGATTGAATCTTGTCGAGATAATATGGCGGCATTTTGTCTTCCATTTTCGCGAAGGAATAGACGCAGCCGATCAGCGACCACGCGAGCGCGAAATTGGAATCCAAAGCAATCGCTTTCTCGAATTCCCCGATGGCTTCCAGCGAACGGCCGAACACATGCAATTCATATCCCTTCACAAAATGATGATACGCCTCCAGCGATGACGTCGTGAGATCTTCCAGCCGAATGGACGTTGTGGCCGTCGAATCTTTGACTTTGAATACTTCGGTAATTTTTTGTTGGAATTTCATGCAGAGCGAATCGATCAGCACACCCAAAATACTGCTTTCCATATCCTCTTTCACAACAAATGTCGCTAGAAGTTTTTCTTCTTCGAGATCATTGAGGTCAGCGGAAAGAATAAACGTATTGCCCAGTTTGCTGAGCTTGCCATTGATCATCAGCCGGCTGTTGGCTTCACGTCCGATCTTCTCGGCCAGATCGGGATTATTGGACAATTCGTCGTCACTGATGTCGAAGTTTCGGGAGATTTTGGCGAGGCGAATAGGGCTGACAAGTTGAACGTGAGGGAATTCGTAAAATTTTTGAACCATCGCGTCCGTTATGATCTTACCGATATGAACGCTTTTTAAATGTTCGTCCTGCGTCTGATCGCTGAATGACAACAGCGCGAGCGTCGGACGGCTGGATGCAGCTTTCTGCGGAGAAGGATTGATGAAAAGGAAATACCACAATGCAGCGAGAACGACCAATACAGTAGCAACGGCTCCCGATAACCGGCGCGATGCGGAGCGGTTTGTGGCGCGGACTCCCGGGCGTTTGATGCCAGTAGTTTGATCCGGATTCCATGCAACTTCATACACATGAATCGGGCGGGCAATATTTTTAAGTTCCTGGCTGCCTAAATCAGTGAATTCGTAACTAAGCTTTCCGAGCGAAATCGAATAAACGTCATGGGAAATGAAAACCTGCCCGCCATCGGCCAGCGCCTGAATACGGCTGGCGATATTAACCCCGTCGCCGAAAACATCATTGTCACGGTAAAGCACATCGCCGAGATGAATGCCAATCCGAACTTCTATCCGACGGTTGGGCGTTACCGATCGGTTGCGTTCATTCAGCTCTTTCTGAATGTCCACGGCACACTGAACGGCATTGAACACACTGTCGAAGTCGGCGAGAAACGCATCGCCGATCGTCTTGATCGTGCGCCCACGGTAAGTTTCGATCTGCTTTCCGAGGATTGCATTATGCTCTTTCAGCAATTCAAGCGCGGCGTCTTCATTGGCCTGCACTTTCTTACTGTAACCAACCATATCGGTGAACATGATGACGGCCAACTTGCGGCTTTCCATAGATCACTCCGAGGTAGACTGTGTAATGAGTTCAGGATGGGTCACTGCCTAATATTACCGATTGTGTAATTGATTTGCAAGTTGGACATTTCAACACCGTGAGAGCTCATTATCTCGGCGATCTCATCATGACGCCCAAATAAACACCCAGAAATGATTTTGAATCGGTTTGGCCGACTTCACCGGTCAAGAGTAATTTTATAACACTCTTGCCGGCGATTGTTGTTAAACGTGCGGATGTACTTGGCTGTATATTACTTTTACCTTCGAAAACAAACATTTTACTTAAACTCAGTTCGGGAATTAGATCAACATTACCGAGCTTTATTTGATAACTGACACTGGGAGATAGTATAATGTGTTTGAATGGAATGTGAAGATTGTCTCCCTGCATGCTCAAATAGGAAGCAGCGAGTGCAACTGTCATCGGACTTTGTTCAATTTGTTTGGCGTAGAATTCAATGTGTACAGAAAAGCCTTTTCCGTGTGTTTTTTGATCATTGAATTCTCCGTAGAAAATTGTAGAAGTGAAGTAGGTGATGCCTATCTCAGCATATTGTCCACCAGTTCCGACTGAAATACCCGACTGTGAATTTTTTTTAGGACCACTGAGATAACCTATCGATGCGACGTAAATGGAGCCCCTTGTAGAATCAGCATACTTCGTTTGCCCAAAAACATAGTTTGGGCCAATGGAGATGAATAAAACTGTCAGACACAAGGCGATGAACCCTTCTATAATGGTTCGTAAGTAGACAACACGCCGTCTATAAATCCCGGTATTTTTGTTATTCATAAATTGAATCCAATTGCAGTTTTAATCTATAAATAGTGATATACTGTGTACGAATGTGCCAGCGTTCGCTGCCGCAGTTTGAGAATGTAAATAAATTCATCCATCGGAAACTTCATTCAGTAATGACTAACATAGAACACGAAGAGAAAGGCTACAACCCAATTGTACTATGTAAACAAATCGTTGTCAAATAATTTTTCAGAAGAAGGATGGAGTTACAGAGTAGTTTTCAATACTTTATCACGCATTTTATCAAGAACAAATCGTAGATTCTGCGTCAGAATGTACTCATCGATATTGAGATGCGGTTCGGCGATTTTTTGAAATTTCATGTAGAATATATTCTTACCTTGCGCACGCCATTTTTTTTCATACTTGGTGGGATAGTAGCCTTCGAGCGTATGGACGAAATAATCCGGATAGATTTTTTCGAAACATCGCGTTCCTTCGATGCATTCGATGACCCAATCCCGGTATTCTTCGTCATCCGTGGCTATTGTCAGGACGGATCGCATTTTCGAAGCGAGCATGCCCAGCGTCAGCGGATTGACTAAGCGGCGTTTTTTGTGGCGCTTTTTGAACCAGGGATCGGGGAAATTAATATAGACGTTATCGATTGATCCCGGTGCGAAAAGTTTCCACGCCAGTAATTTGGCATCGCCGATCAGGATGCGGCCGTTGGATAAATTGTTTTTGACGAGATTTTTGTTGGCTTTACGGGCGTAGAAACTTTCTATTTCGATCCCGACCATATTGCGGCCGGCGTGATCGCGCACAAAAGGAACGAGGAAACTGCCATTGCCGATGCCAACTTCAAGATCGATCGGGTGATCATTTTGAAAAATCGATGACCAATCGAGCGGCGTGTCGTTCAGGATGCTTTTTACAATCGATTCATCCCGCCAGTTGACGATATAAGTGAGTGTCAAAGTCTTTTAAAATTAATTCTGATTTTTCTTTGGTTCTTATTTGTACTACCGCAAAAAAAAATCGATTTTCGGTGTCTTCGGTAATTACTTATCCTGAAAATTGGCTTTACGTTTTTCTAAGAAAGCCGCGACGCCTTCTTTCATATCATGGGTGCCGTACAATTCGCTGAAGCACGTCGATTCAATATCCATCGCTTTGCCAATATCGGCTTGCGAGCCCTGCGCAATCGATTTCAATGCTTTGCCGATTGACACGAGGCTTTTGGAAGTTATTTTTGCGGCCAATTTTTTTGCGTCCTCGACTAACGTATCTTTCGGAGCGATCATATTGACCAAACCGATAGCAAGCGCTTCTTCGGAGCGGACCTGGTCGCCCGTCAAAATCATTTGCGATGCTTTGCTGAGTCCGACGATACGCGGTAAGCGCTGCGTGCCACCGAAGCCGGGAATAATACCAAGCGAAATTTCCGGTAGTCCCATCAGCGCGCGATCCGATGCGATCCGGATATGACAACTCATAGCCAGTTCCAACCCGCCGCCGAGACAGAATCCGTTGATCGCGGCAATCACCGGTTTCGGCCCGTTTTCCAATTTCAGGAAAACTTTCTGACCGAATGCCGACATGTCTTTGGCCTGGGATGCGTTGGTTAATTTTGAAATTTCTTCAATATCGGCGCCGCTGGCAAACGTTTTACCCGCGCCAGTGAGAATCATTACTTTGACGTCGGGATTGGCGTACATCTCATCCAGCATCCGGTCGAGTTCCTGCAGCAGTCCCATTTTCAGGCTGTTGCTCGGAGGATTATTGAGCGAAATGACCGCGATTTTATCGGCAATTTCCAATTGAAGAAATTGATAAGCCATGAGCGTATCTCCGTTTTTGAATTAAAAAAATTAAATCGATTGGAATGGAATGAATATACATTCCAGCATTGATAAATGAAACACGAAAGTAGGAGTAAAAAATAAAAGCAGTTTCTGTTCGAAACTGCTTTTAATATTACTCTTAATTAAATCGGTAATTACTGTTTGACGACCCAGACTTTGATTTTCGCAATCACTTCCGTGTGCAGCTTGGCGTCGACGGTGTACAAACCTAAAGCCTTGATCGGTTCATCCAAAATGATCCGGCGTTTGTCAATCTGCAGGCCTTGTTCGGCCAAATGATTGGCGATGTCCTGCGACGTAACGGATCCGAAAAGTTTATCGTCTTCACCAACCGAAACGGCAATGGTGACCGATGCGGCTTCGAGTTTGACGGCCAGTTCTTCGGCGCCTTTTTTCTCGCGCGCAATGCGGGAGGCGATCATTTTCTTTTCGTTTTCGTAAATCGCCTGGTTGGATTTATTGTATACCAGCGCCAAACCTTTCGGCACGAGGTAATTGCGGGCAAAACCCGGTTTGACATCGACCAACTCGCCGGCCTGGCCGAGGTTGTCTACGTTATCTCTTAAAATGACTTTCATACGGTTCTCCGTGTAGTTTTCAAAATTTCATTTACTTGGTCATATCGCTTACGAACGGCAACAACGCCAGGTGACGCGCGTATTTGACGGCATTGATCAATTGACGTTGATGCAACGCGCAAACGCCGGACGTACGGCGGGTGAGGATACGGCCTTGTTCGGACGTAAATTTCTGCAGACGTTTCGTATCGCGATAATCCACATACAATGCTTTTTCTTCGCAGAACGGGCAGTTTTTTTGTTTGCCCATGACGGTTTTTTGTTCTCTGCGTTTATTACGATTTTCTCTCATGTTCATAATAAAAATCCTTGTTTAATTTTCCGATGGGGTCCACGTTTCGGAAGAGGATGCGTCGATGGACGATTCGTCTTCGTTCGTGTGGGTTTCCGTGCGGTTATGTTTGTCTAAAAACTGAACGCGATGGGCTTTGATTTCAACCACGGTGCGGGCATCGCCGTCTTCGGATTTCCATAAACGGCTTTGCAATTCGCCGTCGACGAGTACCGCACTGCCGCGCGTCAGATTTTTGCCGCAACTTTCCGCAAGTTTATGCCATGCGACAACGCCGACATAACAGACTTCTTCGCGCCATTGGCCGTTTTGGTCTTTATATTTACGGTTGGATGCAACACAAAAATTGACAACCGGTGTCTGCTGGTTGGTCTGACGAAACGACGGATCGCGCGTCAGGTTGCCTGCAATGATGACCCGGTTAATGTCCGGCATTTTAAAAGCCACAACCCATCTCCTTTAATTAAATCGCCAAGGCTTCTTCAGCCGGCTTTTCCAAAGGCGCTTTTTCACGAAGGCGTTCCGCACGCAAACGGCTGTCGACGAGCGTCGTCAGGTAACGCAGCAAACCTTCCGTGATATGGTAATAATCTTCCAGCGCTTTGGCCGTCGTACCCATATCTTCAAATTCAAATAGGGCGTAATAGCCGTAAGTTTTTTTGTGGATCGGGTACGCCAATTTGCGTTTGCCCCACTCGTCAACTTTTACGTTTTTGCATTGATGTTGGACGAGGATATCTTTGACTTTCTCGACGATGGCTTTGGTGCCGTCGTCGCCGATCTGCGGATCGATCACGATCATCGTCTCGTAGAATCGTGATTGACCCGGTGTGCCCTTGCGGGTTTTTTTCGACATAGGATAACTCCCTTTGGTCTGTTTATCGGCGTTAGCGTTCGGAGATACAGTTACATTTTCCGATTCTAACGCAGGGTTATTTAAAAAATTATAGTTCTTATTTTTGATCGGAACCGATTCTCATTCCGTAGAACGATCGTCTAACGAAGAAAACCGATACCGCGAAAAATGCAACCGCCATCAAATTGCTGACCGTTGAGCCGGCATCATGCGTCAGTGTTACGGCTAATTCTACGGCTAACAATCCGAACAAAGTTGTAAATTTAATAACCGGATTCATGGCGACGGAAGACGTGTCTTTAAAAGGATCGCCGACCGTGTCACCCACGACCGTTGCTGAGTGTAATTCCGTTCCTTTTTGTTTGAGCTCAACTTCGACAATTTTCTTTGCATTGTCCCATGCTCCTCCCGCATTCGCCATGAAAATGGCCTGATATAATCCGAAAATAGCGATGGAAACCAGGTAACCGATGAAGAAGAACGGTTCAGTAAATGCAAAGGCTAATGTTCCGAAAAATACAGCAAGAAAAATATTGAACATACCTTTTTGCGCATATTGCGTACAAATTTCGACAACTTTTTTGCTGTCTTGCACGGATGCTTTTTCAACGCCTTCCAGTTTGATATTGGCTTTGATAAATTCAACCGCACGGTGTGCTCCGGTCGTCACGGCTTGGGTAGAAGCGCCGGTAAACCAATAAATCATGGCGCCGCCGGTGATAAGACCCAATACAAACGGTGCGTGCAATAATGACAAATTCTGAATGGCGGCGGCATCTTTTAAACCGCCGGTAAGCGCCATAATAATTGAAAAAATCATGGTGGTGGCGCCCACGACTGCCGTTCCGATCAATACAGGTTTGGCTGTTGCTTTAAACGTATTGCCGGCGCCGTCATTGGCTTCCAGTAAATGTTTAGCGCGGTCAAAATTAGCCGTTATATTAAAATCTTTTTTAACTTCGTCTTTGACGTTGGGAATTTGTTCGATGAGCGATAACTCGTACACCGATTGAGCATTGTCCGTTACAGGGCCGTAGGAGTCGACGGCGATAGTCACGGGTCCCATTCCCAAAAATCCAAATGCAACCAATCCGAAAGCAAATACGGCCGGCACCGCCATCAGAGCGCCCAAGCCGGTCGTGCTAAAATAGAATGACAATGACATTAAAATGACGATGCTGATGCCGAGCCAGTATGCTGAAAAATTGCCCGCAACGAAACCGGAAAGAATGTTTAGCGATGCGCCGCCTTCCTTGGACGACACAACCACGTCTTTGACGTGAGACGATTCGGTGGAAGTGAAAATTTTAACCAGTTCCGGAATGACAGCGCCGGCAAGAGTTCCGCAAGAAATAATCGAGGATAATTTCCACCACAGCGTCGTATCGCCGCCGAGATTGGGAATCATCAGGTAAGAGACGAAATAGGTCAGAATGATGGATACAATGGATGTTACCCAAACCAACGAGGTTAAAGGCGCTTCAAAATTCATTTCCATCGCTTGTCCGAAACGGCTTTTCGCGATGCTTTCGTTGACGAAGTATGATAAAGCACTGGCCACGACCATCATGATGCGCATGACGAAAATCCATACCAGCAATTGCACCTGAATGATGGGATCGCTCACCGCTAGCAAAATAAAAGTAATTAACGCTACGCCAGTGACGCCATACGTTTCAAAACCGTCGGCGCTGGGTCCGACCGAGTCGCCCGCGTTGTCGCCGGTACAATCGGCAATGACGCCGGGATTACGTGCGTCGTCTTCTTTGATTTTAAAAACGATTTTCATCAAATCGGCGCCGATGTCGGCAATTTTTGTGAAGATACCGCCGGCAATCCGCAATGCGGCCGCGCCCAGTGATTCGCCGATGGCAAAACCAATAAAGCAAGGTCCGGCATAATCTCCCGGAATGAAAAGCAAAATACATAACATGATCAGCAATTCAACGCTGATCAGTAACATACCAATACTCATGCCGGCGCGAAGAGGAATGGCATAAATCGGATAAGGTTTACCCTCCAAACTTGCAAAAGCGGTCCGCGAATTGGCAAACGTATTGACGCGGATTCCAAACCATGCTACGCCGTAACTACCGCCGATTCCGATTAAACTGAACAATAAGATGATGAACACACGAACGGCTTCGAAATGTAAAAGTACGCCGAAATACAAAATGATAATAACGGCGATAAAAGCTTCGAGGATTAAAATGAATTTACCCTGCGTGACGAGGTACGTTTTACAGGTTTCATAAATGAGTTCGGAAATTTCACGCATGGCTTTGTGTACGGGCAATTGTTTAAGATTCATGTAAATCATCAATCCAAAAACCAATCCCAACACACAAACGACTAACCCGCCTAAAAGCAACGAGTGGCCGTCAACGCCAAGAAAATTGGCTTGAGAAAGGTCAGGCAATTTCAAATTAGCTTCACCGCCGGGTTGATGATCCTGAGCCAATACTCCGGTGACGTTGAGAAGGACCATGAAAACGGTTGCCAACAGCAATCGGAATACCGGTGTCCATGGACGGACACTGCGATTCGTTGATAGTTGCATGGGACTTTCGAGCTCCTTTTTTTCTTGTTATGTATGTATCTCTATCTTCAAACTTATTCAATAACCAAAGCGTTGAAGCCGTTCATGGCCTGCACAATCCCGTTTTTAATAAATTCCATGGCCGCCTGCGAAGAAGTTTTAATTACTTTCGAGAGTAACGGTTCTTCTTCTTTAGAAAACCGGGATAGAACAAAATCGGCCAAATCCATTTGCGTCATCAGTGAATTGCTTATGCCAATCCGCAACCTCGGAAACTGATCGCTGTTCAAATGATAAATGACTGATTTAAGTCCATTCTGGCCGCCGTCCGAACCGGTAGGTCGGAGACGGATTTTGCCGAGCGGTAATGCCGCATCATCGCAGATAATTAAGGAATCCCGTAACGGGATCTTATAAAACTTCACAATTTCTCTGACGGCCAATCCGCTGTTATTCATATACGTTGTCGGCTTCAGAAGTATGATCCGGTCATCACCTGCCGTCACGTCGGCATACTCAAAGTCGCCTTTACCGGCACGTAACGAACAGTTCCAGCTTTCGGCTAATGCATCGATCACCAGGAATCCCGCATTGTGGCGGGTCTGAGAATAGCGATTTCCGGGATTTCCCAAACCGGCGATCAGTTTCATGCAGCCAATCCTCCTGAATAATTAAGGATATTGAATGGCCGCGATGGTGATAACCGGTAAGCGATATCCATTGTGAGAATATTACTTCTTCTCGGTTTTTTCGGCTTTCGGAGCGGCTTCTTTCGTCTCTTCCGTAGCGCCTTCTTCTTTAGCCTTCGCACCCACCAATTCCGGTTCTGTCGGAGCGGCTTGCGCTTCCGCAAGAATCGATTCGAGAGCCTTCGGAATAACGACGGTACAGACCGATTCGCTGGCCGGATTGAGAATGGTAATGTTCTCGAATTTCAAATCGCGGACGTGGATACCGTGACCGATGTCAATGTTATCGACATTGACTTCAAGATGCAGAGGAATATTACCGGGCAGACATTTGATGTGAAATTCAGTCATGTCGTGCTGGAAAATTCCGCCTTTGGTCTTGACGCCGATAGGTGTGCCTGTGAAAACGATCGGAACGTAAACGTCGA
This window encodes:
- the trmB gene encoding tRNA (guanosine(46)-N7)-methyltransferase TrmB codes for the protein MTLTYIVNWRDESIVKSILNDTPLDWSSIFQNDHPIDLEVGIGNGSFLVPFVRDHAGRNMVGIEIESFYARKANKNLVKNNLSNGRILIGDAKLLAWKLFAPGSIDNVYINFPDPWFKKRHKKRRLVNPLTLGMLASKMRSVLTIATDDEEYRDWVIECIEGTRCFEKIYPDYFVHTLEGYYPTKYEKKWRAQGKNIFYMKFQKIAEPHLNIDEYILTQNLRFVLDKMRDKVLKTTL
- a CDS encoding enoyl-CoA hydratase/isomerase family protein; translation: MAYQFLQLEIADKIAVISLNNPPSNSLKMGLLQELDRMLDEMYANPDVKVMILTGAGKTFASGADIEEISKLTNASQAKDMSAFGQKVFLKLENGPKPVIAAINGFCLGGGLELAMSCHIRIASDRALMGLPEISLGIIPGFGGTQRLPRIVGLSKASQMILTGDQVRSEEALAIGLVNMIAPKDTLVEDAKKLAAKITSKSLVSIGKALKSIAQGSQADIGKAMDIESTCFSELYGTHDMKEGVAAFLEKRKANFQDK
- the rplI gene encoding 50S ribosomal protein L9 is translated as MKVILRDNVDNLGQAGELVDVKPGFARNYLVPKGLALVYNKSNQAIYENEKKMIASRIAREKKGAEELAVKLEAASVTIAVSVGEDDKLFGSVTSQDIANHLAEQGLQIDKRRIILDEPIKALGLYTVDAKLHTEVIAKIKVWVVKQ
- the rpsR gene encoding 30S ribosomal protein S18, giving the protein MRENRNKRREQKTVMGKQKNCPFCEEKALYVDYRDTKRLQKFTSEQGRILTRRTSGVCALHQRQLINAVKYARHLALLPFVSDMTK
- the ssb gene encoding single-stranded DNA-binding protein, which codes for MPDINRVIIAGNLTRDPSFRQTNQQTPVVNFCVASNRKYKDQNGQWREEVCYVGVVAWHKLAESCGKNLTRGSAVLVDGELQSRLWKSEDGDARTVVEIKAHRVQFLDKHNRTETHTNEDESSIDASSSETWTPSEN
- the rpsF gene encoding 30S ribosomal protein S6 — protein: MSKKTRKGTPGQSRFYETMIVIDPQIGDDGTKAIVEKVKDILVQHQCKNVKVDEWGKRKLAYPIHKKTYGYYALFEFEDMGTTAKALEDYYHITEGLLRYLTTLVDSRLRAERLREKAPLEKPAEEALAI
- a CDS encoding sodium-translocating pyrophosphatase; amino-acid sequence: MVLLNVTGVLAQDHQPGGEANLKLPDLSQANFLGVDGHSLLLGGLVVCVLGLVFGLMIYMNLKQLPVHKAMREISELIYETCKTYLVTQGKFILILEAFIAVIIILYFGVLLHFEAVRVFIILLFSLIGIGGSYGVAWFGIRVNTFANSRTAFASLEGKPYPIYAIPLRAGMSIGMLLISVELLIMLCILLFIPGDYAGPCFIGFAIGESLGAAALRIAGGIFTKIADIGADLMKIVFKIKEDDARNPGVIADCTGDNAGDSVGPSADGFETYGVTGVALITFILLAVSDPIIQVQLLVWIFVMRIMMVVASALSYFVNESIAKSRFGQAMEMNFEAPLTSLVWVTSIVSIILTYFVSYLMIPNLGGDTTLWWKLSSIISCGTLAGAVIPELVKIFTSTESSHVKDVVVSSKEGGASLNILSGFVAGNFSAYWLGISIVILMSLSFYFSTTGLGALMAVPAVFAFGLVAFGFLGMGPVTIAVDSYGPVTDNAQSVYELSLIEQIPNVKDEVKKDFNITANFDRAKHLLEANDGAGNTFKATAKPVLIGTAVVGATTMIFSIIMALTGGLKDAAAIQNLSLLHAPFVLGLITGGAMIYWFTGASTQAVTTGAHRAVEFIKANIKLEGVEKASVQDSKKVVEICTQYAQKGMFNIFLAVFFGTLAFAFTEPFFFIGYLVSIAIFGLYQAIFMANAGGAWDNAKKIVEVELKQKGTELHSATVVGDTVGDPFKDTSSVAMNPVIKFTTLFGLLAVELAVTLTHDAGSTVSNLMAVAFFAVSVFFVRRSFYGMRIGSDQK
- the pth gene encoding aminoacyl-tRNA hydrolase; translated protein: MKLIAGLGNPGNRYSQTRHNAGFLVIDALAESWNCSLRAGKGDFEYADVTAGDDRIILLKPTTYMNNSGLAVREIVKFYKIPLRDSLIICDDAALPLGKIRLRPTGSDGGQNGLKSVIYHLNSDQFPRLRIGISNSLMTQMDLADFVLSRFSKEEEPLLSKVIKTSSQAAMEFIKNGIVQAMNGFNALVIE
- a CDS encoding 50S ribosomal protein L25, producing MEAVALKAERREAGKHSAKKSRHAGKVPGIFYGFGQENIAIEFDAPSLVKFLQEEHTLVTFNLDGKELKALVRDFDKDPVTGQIMHVDVMSVRMDRPIDVYVPIVFTGTPIGVKTKGGIFQHDMTEFHIKCLPGNIPLHLEVNVDNIDIGHGIHVRDLKFENITILNPASESVCTVVIPKALESILAEAQAAPTEPELVGAKAKEEGATEETKEAAPKAEKTEKK